Proteins encoded in a region of the Geoanaerobacter pelophilus genome:
- a CDS encoding DUF1499 domain-containing protein: MASTVMAVPEPPLPSCPASPNCVSSQATDSHFIAPLALTGPPEAVMARLKEILGQRTDTKIIAADSTTIRVEFRTFLGFVDDGLFILDGPNSLIHWRSAARTGYWDLGKNRRRLEEIRQQFQR, encoded by the coding sequence ATGGCCTCGACCGTTATGGCAGTTCCGGAACCACCCCTCCCCTCTTGCCCGGCGTCGCCCAACTGCGTCTCCAGCCAGGCAACGGACAGCCATTTCATCGCACCGCTTGCCCTCACCGGCCCGCCCGAGGCTGTCATGGCCCGGCTGAAGGAGATCCTGGGGCAACGGACCGACACCAAGATCATTGCCGCGGACAGCACAACCATTCGGGTCGAGTTCAGGACCTTCCTCGGTTTTGTCGATGACGGTCTGTTCATCCTCGATGGCCCCAACAGCCTGATACACTGGCGTTCCGCCGCCCGCACCGGTTATTGGGACCTTGGCAAAAACCGCCGCAGACTTGAGGAGATTCGTCAGCAGTTTCAGCGTTAG
- a CDS encoding prevent-host-death protein, whose translation MNTIPAQEIKRRGIAAVDDLIATGDVHVIRNNRPEYVVLSEARYQELVAEAEEAYVARVKASLEDVQAGRVKRGSAADLIKELGLND comes from the coding sequence ATGAATACCATCCCCGCCCAGGAGATAAAACGCCGCGGTATTGCTGCAGTGGACGACCTGATCGCCACGGGCGACGTCCATGTCATCCGCAACAACCGGCCCGAGTACGTGGTGTTATCCGAGGCTCGCTACCAAGAGCTGGTGGCCGAGGCGGAGGAAGCGTATGTGGCCCGGGTGAAGGCGTCGCTGGAGGATGTGCAGGCCGGCCGGGTAAAGCGGGGCAGTGCCGCTGACCTGATCAAAGAGCTGGGACTGAACGACTAG